A window from Gasterosteus aculeatus chromosome 14, fGasAcu3.hap1.1, whole genome shotgun sequence encodes these proteins:
- the camsap1a gene encoding calmodulin-regulated spectrin-associated protein 1a isoform X6 has protein sequence MEVEVSAGRDSTRRRAAPPPAAAAADDAGGGSMEAQVVPLELYDSARAKIEANLRWLFAKAYGTDHIPTDLHNPFYTDQYDQEHIKPPIIRLLLSGELYCRVCGLILHAEQAASLQSHQSVIQALSRKGLYVLETDDTPVSDLDLSSTPFKMSSHVHLIDALMMAYIVEMISIEKVVSSVKRFSNFSASKDLPFDLEDAMVFWINKVNIKMREIVEKELKMKQHLLESPSHQKSPSKWYWKLVPPDILHELASCSWEPMEFFNMVRYRRDHLSGRALQHFPLLDDLLKDVCDGTALLAVIHFYCPELIRLEDICLKDVPSIADSMYNIQLLQEFSHEYLNKCFYLKPEDLLYSPRVLKNNIMVFIAELFWWFEIVKPDFVQPRDLHEIRDVRLLLQPKTSRSHVPISNVTKRSFLPSSNSADFLTTGPSPDLSNKPGSLSPSHPLLPLRQRQQKVAESTSVLRNRSNSLTRDGQHHGSILAWPERRQRPLSQQLPYALHCPLEDDADSISLARSISKDSLASNILSSTPKHMLGPQLPQQRLSGQSLLSHMRIEDEEEEIEEEELVAVIHPSVFSRCRLGSDMEQDELEIPSATSASGVSSSRCSPRLDVGPFPADHPADSYYLEPLMPSIPKPAKEKSISLNKEEESGESRCKGTAAARRAAVNAPSTSQRKAQASGSNRGSFTPIPVAESVTSSTRPPTEGSAGMRQSERKQPSGFFLHSSGDADCHAPPCTALDAGHDSDSDIADLEEDDEEDDLMELTKELARRGKGEFSEEGEVCEFGEGESAKLREDLKVSERDDKESGSGRSSPCLSTASWASSCSATCSTSVKMTSFAERKLLKLGLRDGFSSTSSSQKTTPDGSEVTPGSPWQMRSDSAPGWLGKEPISVLGKSLAASPPVVPSELLQLHMRLEEQRRAIEYQKKKMEALSARQRLKLGKAAFLNIVKKGGGKSDTLPLPLKHSQQSLELTDRSKLKTLSCRDDSCLDALKVQATAGQAEVGQMSRYNKLSQDNVAEPDLNECSHSIDLLNEAISSIQQQMMQLSFQQDLLMKRAVSSPEPPVKHAVSPPEPPLKRAASPEEHVESSSSPTPDTTAESTSSTSDPRAFAVHFVDISGSNVAPARRPPKLSSSQRTKTSEPRQSKENSKGASIKSCTQSPEGRGERSVAESSRPERNLQRNSTFRVRDEPDQRSAGEGTGCASDGALMSPSRAAEHEENTAADSGQDAVGGDENARVKGQLIEVDLSELKDPLADGSLEVPDCTAEGEQKSVIGFFFKDEEKAEDEMAKRRAAFLLRQQRKAEEARLRKQHHEVESELKRDETRRKAEEDRVRKEEEKARREIIKQEYLQRKQEALMEEQGLVKPRPRTKSRRSRPKSLHRAESNSLSKGSTTPELSCSHRGSTLSLATEADSVISGGAECRRAGSVCSMESFPTLSRASSRNLERDWENASIASSITSTEYNGPKLFKEPSSKSNKPIIINAIAHCCLAGKVNETQKNVILEELEKCESNHLIILFRDGGCQFRGIYSYSPDTEEIVKFTGTGPRCIGRKMIDKLYKYSSDRKQFNAIPAKSVSVSVDALTIHNQLWHVKRPGSARRK, from the exons atggaggtggaggtgagtgCTGGCAGGGACAGCACCCGGAGGAGAGCAGCACCAccaccggcagcagcagcagcagatgatgCGGGTGGAGGAAGCATGGAGGCTCAGGTCGTACCGCTGGAGCTCTACGACTCTGCCAGGGCCAAAATTGAGGCAAACCTCCGCTGGTTGTTCGCCAAAGCGTACGGTACAG ATCACATCCCCACGGACCTGCACAACCCCTTCTACACAGACCAGTACGACCAGGAGCACATCAAGCCCCCCATCATCCGCCTGCTGCTGTCTGGAGAGCTCTACTGCCGGGTGTGTGGGCTCATCCTGCACGCTGAGCAGGCCGCCTCCCTCCAAAGCCACCAGTCTGTCATCCAGGCCCTGTCCAGGAAAGGCCTCTACGTCCTGGAGACAGACGACACGCCCGTCTCCGATCTGGACCTCAGCTCGACTCCCTTCAAGATG AGCTCCCACGTCCACCTCATTGATGCCCTGATGATGGCCTATATAGTGGAGATGATCAGCATAGAGAAGGTGGTGTCCAGTGTCAAGCGTTTTTCCAACTTCAGTGCCTCCAAGGACTTGCCTTTCGACCTGGAAGACGCAATGGTCTTCTGGATCAACAAG GTGAACATAAAGATGAGGGAGATCGTGGAAAAAGAGCTGAAGATGAAGCAGCATTTGCTGGAGTCCCCCAGCCACCAGAAG TCTCCCTCCAAATGGTACTGGAAGCTTGTACCT CCTGATATATTGCATGAACTGGCTAGCTGCTCATGGGAGCCTATGGAATTCTTTAACATG GTACGTTACCGCAGAGATCACCTGTCCGGTCGGGCACTTCAGCACTTCCCTCTGCTGGACGACCTGCTGAAGGACGTGTGTGACGGCACGGCTCTGCTGGCTGTGATACACTTCTATTGCCCAGAACTCATTCGACTGGAAG ATATCTGTCTGAAGGATGTGCCCTCCATAGCAGACAGTATGTACAACATCCAGCTACTACAAGAGTTTTCTCATGAATACCTGAACAAATGCTTCTATCTGAAGCCCGAGGACCTGCTGTACTCTCCGAGAGTACTAAAG AATAACATCATGGTCTTCATTGCTGAGCTCTTCTGGTGGTTTGAGATCGTGAAGCCGGACTTTGTGCAGCCCAGGGACCTCCATGAAATCAGAGATG TGAGATTGCTGCTACAGCCCAAGACTTCAAGATCTCACGTCCCCATCTCCAACGTCACCAAACGTAGTTTCCTGCCATCATCAAACTCTGCTGACTTCTTGACCACGGGCCCGAGTCCCGACCTCAG CAATAAACCAGGCTCCCTAAGCCCATCTCACCCGTTACTGCCGctgagacagagacagcagAAGGTGGCCGAGAGCACCTCAG TGCTGAGGAATAGGTCCAACTCCCTCACTCGTGATGGCCAGCACCATGGCTCTATACTGGCCTGGccagagaggaggcagag GCCTTTATCCCAACAGTTGCCCTACGCTTTGCATTGTCCCCTGGAGGACGACGCAGACAGTATCAGCCTCGCACGCTCCATCAGCAAAGACAGCCTGGCCTCCAATATACTGAGCAGTACCCCCAAACACATGCTGGGTCCTCAACTGCCTCAACAACGGCTAAGTGGTCAAAGCCTGCTGAGTCACATGCGCAtcgaggacgaggaagaggaaataGAAGAGGAGGAACTCGTTGCTGTAATCCACCCATCTGTGTTTTCTCGATGTCGACTCGGGAGTGACATGGAGCAGGATGAGCTGGAGATCCCAAGTGCGACATCCGCCTCCGGGGTTTCCAGTAGTCGTTGCTCTCCCCGCCTCGACGTCGGCCCCTTTCCTGCCGACCACCCGGCAGATAGCTACTATCTGGAACCCCTGATGCCTTCCATCCCTAAGCCGGCCAAAGAGAAGAGCATCAGCCTgaacaaggaggaggagagtggcgAGAGTCGCTGTAAAGGGACCGCAGCTGCTAGGAGAGCCGCCGTTAATGCCCCGAGCACCTCACAGAGGAAAGCCCAGGCGTCTGGGTCAAACAGAGGCAGCTTTACCCCCATACCTGTGGCGGAATCAGTCACCAGCTCCACCAGGCCACCCACGGAGGGGTCGGCAGGGATGCGTCAGTCCGAGAGGAAGCAGCCGTCGGGCTTTTTCCTCCATTCGTCGGGAGATGCCGACTGCCACGCTCCTCCCTGCACTGCGCTGGATGCAGGGCACGACTCTGACTCCGACATCGCAGACCtcgaggaggacgacgaggaggacgacCTAATGGAGCTGACCAAAGAACTCGCgaggaggggaaagggagagttctcagaggagggagaggtgtgTGAATTTGGAGAGGGCGAGTCGGCCAAACTGAGGGAAGACTTGAAGGTAAGCGAGCGAGACGACAAGGAAAGCGGCAGCGGGCGCTCAAGCCCGTGCCTCAGCACCGCATCGTgggcgagcagctgcagcgccACGTGCAGCACCAGCGTCAAGATGACCAGCTTCGCCGAGAGGAAGCTCCTTAAACTGGGCCTGCGGGACGGATTCTCCAGCACCAGCAGTTCCCAGAAGACCACACCAGACGGGTCTGAGGTGACCCCCGGCTCCCCCTGGCAGATGAGGAGCGACAGCGCCCCCGGCTGGCTAGGAAAGGAGCCTATTTCGGTCTTGGGAAAGAGTTTGGCGGCGAGTCCCCCAGTTGTGCCttcagagctgctgcagcttcacatgCGGCTCGAGGAGCAAAGACGAGCCATCGAgtatcagaagaagaagatggaggccCTCTCGGCGCGGCAGCGGCTGAAGCTGGGGAAAGCTGCCTTCTTGAACATCgtgaagaagggtggagggaagAGCGACACACTTCCCCTGCCTCTGAAACACTCACAGCAATCCTTAGAGCTCACCGACAGGAGTAAACTAAAGACCCTGTCATGTAGGGACGACTCCTGTCTCGATGCTCTGAAGGTGCAGGCGACGGCGGGTCAAGCTGAGGTGGGACAGATGAGCAGGTACAACAAGCTGTCCCAGGATAACGTGGCGGAACCGGACTTGAATGAGTGTTCCCACTCCATAGATCTTCTCAATGAAGCTATTAGTTCCATCCAGCAGCAGATGATGCAGCTGTCCTTCCAGCAAGACCTGCTGATGAAGCGCGCCGTGTCGTCTCCGGAACCGCCCGTGAAGCACGCGGTGTCGCCTCCGGAGCCGCCGCTGAAGCGCGCAGCGTCACCTGAAGAACACGTGGAATCCAGCTCCAGCCCGACCCCCGACACGACAGCAGAATCAACATCCTCTACCTCAGACCCCAGAGCTTTTGCGGTTCACTTTGTGGATATTAGCGGCAGCAACGTCGCCCCGGCCCGACGCCCACCCAAGCTCAGCTCCAGCCAACGCACCAAGACCTCGGAGCCGAGACAAAGCAAAGAGAACAGCAAGGGGGCTTCTATCAAGTCGTGCACTCAATCCCCGgagggcagaggagagaggagtgtcGCTGAGAGCTCCAGACCGGAGAGAAACCTTCAGAGAAACAGCACCTTCAGAGTCCGCGATGAGCCCGACCAACGCAGCGCTGGAGAGGGGACTGGCTGCGCCTCGGACGGCGCATTGATGTCTCCCTCGCGGGCCGCGGAACACGAGGAGAACACGGCCGCCGACTCGGGGCAAGATGCCGTGGGTGGAGATGAGAATGCAAGGGTCAAGGGTCAGCTGATCGAGGTGGACCTGTCGGAGCTCAAGGATCCTCTGGCGGACGGCAGCCTGGAGGTTCCAGACTGCACGGCAGAGGGCGAGCAGAAGAGTGTGATAGGTTTCTTCTTTAAG GATGAGGAGAAAGCAGAGGATGAAATGGCAAAACGTCGTGCTGCCTTCCTCCTCAGGCAGCAACGCAAAGCTGAAGAGGCGAGACTACGCAAACAGCATCACGAAGTCGAGAGTGAGCTCAAACGTGACGAGACCAG GCGCAAGGCAGAAGAGGACCGTGTTcgcaaggaggaggagaaggcgagGCGAGAGATAATTAAGCAGGAATACCTGCAGAGGAAGCAAGAAGCCTTGATGGAGGAGCAAGGTCTCGTCAAGCCCCGCCCACGCACTAAATCACGCCGGAGCAGACCGAAATCCCTCCACCGCGCCGAGTCCAACAGCCTCTCCAAAGGATCCACCACAC CAGAGCTGAGCTGCAGCCATCGAGGATCAACGCTCTCCTTGGCGACTGAGGCCGACAGCGTCATCTCTGGAGGGGCGGAGTGTCGCAG GGCTGGATCTGTGTGCTCCATGGAGTCGTTCCCTACGCTGAGCCGGGCGTCGAGCAGGAACCTGGAGAGGGACTGGGAGAACGCCTCCATAGCCTCGTCCATCACTTCTACAGAGTACAACG gTCCTAAACTCTTCAAGGAGCCGAGCTCCAAGTCCAACAAGCCAATCATCATCAACGCCATCGCTCACTGCTGCCTGGCTGGGAAGGTTAATGAGACCCAGAAGAATGTTATTCTGGAG GAGCTGGAAAAGTGCGAGTCCAATCACCTGATCATCCTCTTCCGCGACGGCGGGTGCCAGTTCCGCGGCATCTACTCGTACTCGCCGGACACGGAGGAAATCGTCAAGTTCACGGGCACGGGGCCGCGCTGCATCGGCCGCAAGATGATCGACAAGCTCTACAAATACAGCTCGGACCGCAAGCAGTTCAACGCCATCCCCGCCAAGTCGGTGTCGGTCAGCGTGGACGCCCTGACCATCCACAACCAACTGTGGCACGTCAAGAGGCCGGGGAGTGCACGGAGGAAGTGA
- the camsap1a gene encoding calmodulin-regulated spectrin-associated protein 1a isoform X7, with protein sequence MEVEVSAGRDSTRRRAAPPPAAAAADDAGGGSMEAQVVPLELYDSARAKIEANLRWLFAKAYGTDHIPTDLHNPFYTDQYDQEHIKPPIIRLLLSGELYCRVCGLILHAEQAASLQSHQSVIQALSRKGLYVLETDDTPVSDLDLSSTPFKMSSHVHLIDALMMAYIVEMISIEKVVSSVKRFSNFSASKDLPFDLEDAMVFWINKVNIKMREIVEKELKMKQHLLESPSHQKSPSKWYWKLVPPDILHELASCSWEPMEFFNMVRYRRDHLSGRALQHFPLLDDLLKDVCDGTALLAVIHFYCPELIRLEDICLKDVPSIADSMYNIQLLQEFSHEYLNKCFYLKPEDLLYSPRVLKNNIMVFIAELFWWFEIVKPDFVQPRDLHEIRDVRLLLQPKTSRSHVPISNVTKRSFLPSSNSADFLTTGPSPDLSNKPGSLSPSHPLLPLRQRQQKVAESTSVLRNRSNSLTRDGQHHGSILAWPERRQRPLSQQLPYALHCPLEDDADSISLARSISKDSLASNILSSTPKHMLGPQLPQQRLSGQSLLSHMRIEDEEEEIEEEELVAVIHPSVFSRCRLGSDMEQDELEIPSATSASGVSSSRCSPRLDVGPFPADHPADSYYLEPLMPSIPKPAKEKSISLNKEEESGESRCKGTAAARRAAVNAPSTSQRKAQASGSNRGSFTPIPVAESVTSSTRPPTEGSAGMRQSERKQPSGFFLHSSGDADCHAPPCTALDAGHDSDSDIADLEEDDEEDDLMELTKELARRGKGEFSEEGEVCEFGEGESAKLREDLKVSERDDKESGSGRSSPCLSTASWASSCSATCSTSVKMTSFAERKLLKLGLRDGFSSTSSSQKTTPDGSEVTPGSPWQMRSDSAPGWLGKEPISVLGKSLAASPPVVPSELLQLHMRLEEQRRAIEYQKKKMEALSARQRLKLGKAAFLNIVKKGGGKSDTLPLPLKHSQQSLELTDRSKLKTLSCRDDSCLDALKVQATAGQAEVGQMSRYNKLSQDNVAEPDLNECSHSIDLLNEAISSIQQQMMQLSFQQDLLMKRAVSSPEPPVKHAVSPPEPPLKRAASPEEHVESSSSPTPDTTAESTSSTSDPRAFAVHFVDISGSNVAPARRPPKLSSSQRTKTSEPRQSKENSKGASIKSCTQSPEGRGERSVAESSRPERNLQRNSTFRVRDEPDQRSAGEGTGCASDGALMSPSRAAEHEENTAADSGQDAVGGDENARVKGQLIEVDLSELKDPLADGSLEVPDCTAEGEQKSVIGFFFKDEEKAEDEMAKRRAAFLLRQQRKAEEARLRKQHHEVESELKRDETRRKAEEDRVRKEEEKARREIIKQEYLQRKQEALMEEQGLVKPRPRTKSRRSRPKSLHRAESNSLSKGSTTQLSCSHRGSTLSLATEADSVISGGAECRRAGSVCSMESFPTLSRASSRNLERDWENASIASSITSTEYNGPKLFKEPSSKSNKPIIINAIAHCCLAGKVNETQKNVILEELEKCESNHLIILFRDGGCQFRGIYSYSPDTEEIVKFTGTGPRCIGRKMIDKLYKYSSDRKQFNAIPAKSVSVSVDALTIHNQLWHVKRPGSARRK encoded by the exons atggaggtggaggtgagtgCTGGCAGGGACAGCACCCGGAGGAGAGCAGCACCAccaccggcagcagcagcagcagatgatgCGGGTGGAGGAAGCATGGAGGCTCAGGTCGTACCGCTGGAGCTCTACGACTCTGCCAGGGCCAAAATTGAGGCAAACCTCCGCTGGTTGTTCGCCAAAGCGTACGGTACAG ATCACATCCCCACGGACCTGCACAACCCCTTCTACACAGACCAGTACGACCAGGAGCACATCAAGCCCCCCATCATCCGCCTGCTGCTGTCTGGAGAGCTCTACTGCCGGGTGTGTGGGCTCATCCTGCACGCTGAGCAGGCCGCCTCCCTCCAAAGCCACCAGTCTGTCATCCAGGCCCTGTCCAGGAAAGGCCTCTACGTCCTGGAGACAGACGACACGCCCGTCTCCGATCTGGACCTCAGCTCGACTCCCTTCAAGATG AGCTCCCACGTCCACCTCATTGATGCCCTGATGATGGCCTATATAGTGGAGATGATCAGCATAGAGAAGGTGGTGTCCAGTGTCAAGCGTTTTTCCAACTTCAGTGCCTCCAAGGACTTGCCTTTCGACCTGGAAGACGCAATGGTCTTCTGGATCAACAAG GTGAACATAAAGATGAGGGAGATCGTGGAAAAAGAGCTGAAGATGAAGCAGCATTTGCTGGAGTCCCCCAGCCACCAGAAG TCTCCCTCCAAATGGTACTGGAAGCTTGTACCT CCTGATATATTGCATGAACTGGCTAGCTGCTCATGGGAGCCTATGGAATTCTTTAACATG GTACGTTACCGCAGAGATCACCTGTCCGGTCGGGCACTTCAGCACTTCCCTCTGCTGGACGACCTGCTGAAGGACGTGTGTGACGGCACGGCTCTGCTGGCTGTGATACACTTCTATTGCCCAGAACTCATTCGACTGGAAG ATATCTGTCTGAAGGATGTGCCCTCCATAGCAGACAGTATGTACAACATCCAGCTACTACAAGAGTTTTCTCATGAATACCTGAACAAATGCTTCTATCTGAAGCCCGAGGACCTGCTGTACTCTCCGAGAGTACTAAAG AATAACATCATGGTCTTCATTGCTGAGCTCTTCTGGTGGTTTGAGATCGTGAAGCCGGACTTTGTGCAGCCCAGGGACCTCCATGAAATCAGAGATG TGAGATTGCTGCTACAGCCCAAGACTTCAAGATCTCACGTCCCCATCTCCAACGTCACCAAACGTAGTTTCCTGCCATCATCAAACTCTGCTGACTTCTTGACCACGGGCCCGAGTCCCGACCTCAG CAATAAACCAGGCTCCCTAAGCCCATCTCACCCGTTACTGCCGctgagacagagacagcagAAGGTGGCCGAGAGCACCTCAG TGCTGAGGAATAGGTCCAACTCCCTCACTCGTGATGGCCAGCACCATGGCTCTATACTGGCCTGGccagagaggaggcagag GCCTTTATCCCAACAGTTGCCCTACGCTTTGCATTGTCCCCTGGAGGACGACGCAGACAGTATCAGCCTCGCACGCTCCATCAGCAAAGACAGCCTGGCCTCCAATATACTGAGCAGTACCCCCAAACACATGCTGGGTCCTCAACTGCCTCAACAACGGCTAAGTGGTCAAAGCCTGCTGAGTCACATGCGCAtcgaggacgaggaagaggaaataGAAGAGGAGGAACTCGTTGCTGTAATCCACCCATCTGTGTTTTCTCGATGTCGACTCGGGAGTGACATGGAGCAGGATGAGCTGGAGATCCCAAGTGCGACATCCGCCTCCGGGGTTTCCAGTAGTCGTTGCTCTCCCCGCCTCGACGTCGGCCCCTTTCCTGCCGACCACCCGGCAGATAGCTACTATCTGGAACCCCTGATGCCTTCCATCCCTAAGCCGGCCAAAGAGAAGAGCATCAGCCTgaacaaggaggaggagagtggcgAGAGTCGCTGTAAAGGGACCGCAGCTGCTAGGAGAGCCGCCGTTAATGCCCCGAGCACCTCACAGAGGAAAGCCCAGGCGTCTGGGTCAAACAGAGGCAGCTTTACCCCCATACCTGTGGCGGAATCAGTCACCAGCTCCACCAGGCCACCCACGGAGGGGTCGGCAGGGATGCGTCAGTCCGAGAGGAAGCAGCCGTCGGGCTTTTTCCTCCATTCGTCGGGAGATGCCGACTGCCACGCTCCTCCCTGCACTGCGCTGGATGCAGGGCACGACTCTGACTCCGACATCGCAGACCtcgaggaggacgacgaggaggacgacCTAATGGAGCTGACCAAAGAACTCGCgaggaggggaaagggagagttctcagaggagggagaggtgtgTGAATTTGGAGAGGGCGAGTCGGCCAAACTGAGGGAAGACTTGAAGGTAAGCGAGCGAGACGACAAGGAAAGCGGCAGCGGGCGCTCAAGCCCGTGCCTCAGCACCGCATCGTgggcgagcagctgcagcgccACGTGCAGCACCAGCGTCAAGATGACCAGCTTCGCCGAGAGGAAGCTCCTTAAACTGGGCCTGCGGGACGGATTCTCCAGCACCAGCAGTTCCCAGAAGACCACACCAGACGGGTCTGAGGTGACCCCCGGCTCCCCCTGGCAGATGAGGAGCGACAGCGCCCCCGGCTGGCTAGGAAAGGAGCCTATTTCGGTCTTGGGAAAGAGTTTGGCGGCGAGTCCCCCAGTTGTGCCttcagagctgctgcagcttcacatgCGGCTCGAGGAGCAAAGACGAGCCATCGAgtatcagaagaagaagatggaggccCTCTCGGCGCGGCAGCGGCTGAAGCTGGGGAAAGCTGCCTTCTTGAACATCgtgaagaagggtggagggaagAGCGACACACTTCCCCTGCCTCTGAAACACTCACAGCAATCCTTAGAGCTCACCGACAGGAGTAAACTAAAGACCCTGTCATGTAGGGACGACTCCTGTCTCGATGCTCTGAAGGTGCAGGCGACGGCGGGTCAAGCTGAGGTGGGACAGATGAGCAGGTACAACAAGCTGTCCCAGGATAACGTGGCGGAACCGGACTTGAATGAGTGTTCCCACTCCATAGATCTTCTCAATGAAGCTATTAGTTCCATCCAGCAGCAGATGATGCAGCTGTCCTTCCAGCAAGACCTGCTGATGAAGCGCGCCGTGTCGTCTCCGGAACCGCCCGTGAAGCACGCGGTGTCGCCTCCGGAGCCGCCGCTGAAGCGCGCAGCGTCACCTGAAGAACACGTGGAATCCAGCTCCAGCCCGACCCCCGACACGACAGCAGAATCAACATCCTCTACCTCAGACCCCAGAGCTTTTGCGGTTCACTTTGTGGATATTAGCGGCAGCAACGTCGCCCCGGCCCGACGCCCACCCAAGCTCAGCTCCAGCCAACGCACCAAGACCTCGGAGCCGAGACAAAGCAAAGAGAACAGCAAGGGGGCTTCTATCAAGTCGTGCACTCAATCCCCGgagggcagaggagagaggagtgtcGCTGAGAGCTCCAGACCGGAGAGAAACCTTCAGAGAAACAGCACCTTCAGAGTCCGCGATGAGCCCGACCAACGCAGCGCTGGAGAGGGGACTGGCTGCGCCTCGGACGGCGCATTGATGTCTCCCTCGCGGGCCGCGGAACACGAGGAGAACACGGCCGCCGACTCGGGGCAAGATGCCGTGGGTGGAGATGAGAATGCAAGGGTCAAGGGTCAGCTGATCGAGGTGGACCTGTCGGAGCTCAAGGATCCTCTGGCGGACGGCAGCCTGGAGGTTCCAGACTGCACGGCAGAGGGCGAGCAGAAGAGTGTGATAGGTTTCTTCTTTAAG GATGAGGAGAAAGCAGAGGATGAAATGGCAAAACGTCGTGCTGCCTTCCTCCTCAGGCAGCAACGCAAAGCTGAAGAGGCGAGACTACGCAAACAGCATCACGAAGTCGAGAGTGAGCTCAAACGTGACGAGACCAG GCGCAAGGCAGAAGAGGACCGTGTTcgcaaggaggaggagaaggcgagGCGAGAGATAATTAAGCAGGAATACCTGCAGAGGAAGCAAGAAGCCTTGATGGAGGAGCAAGGTCTCGTCAAGCCCCGCCCACGCACTAAATCACGCCGGAGCAGACCGAAATCCCTCCACCGCGCCGAGTCCAACAGCCTCTCCAAAGGATCCACCACAC AGCTGAGCTGCAGCCATCGAGGATCAACGCTCTCCTTGGCGACTGAGGCCGACAGCGTCATCTCTGGAGGGGCGGAGTGTCGCAG GGCTGGATCTGTGTGCTCCATGGAGTCGTTCCCTACGCTGAGCCGGGCGTCGAGCAGGAACCTGGAGAGGGACTGGGAGAACGCCTCCATAGCCTCGTCCATCACTTCTACAGAGTACAACG gTCCTAAACTCTTCAAGGAGCCGAGCTCCAAGTCCAACAAGCCAATCATCATCAACGCCATCGCTCACTGCTGCCTGGCTGGGAAGGTTAATGAGACCCAGAAGAATGTTATTCTGGAG GAGCTGGAAAAGTGCGAGTCCAATCACCTGATCATCCTCTTCCGCGACGGCGGGTGCCAGTTCCGCGGCATCTACTCGTACTCGCCGGACACGGAGGAAATCGTCAAGTTCACGGGCACGGGGCCGCGCTGCATCGGCCGCAAGATGATCGACAAGCTCTACAAATACAGCTCGGACCGCAAGCAGTTCAACGCCATCCCCGCCAAGTCGGTGTCGGTCAGCGTGGACGCCCTGACCATCCACAACCAACTGTGGCACGTCAAGAGGCCGGGGAGTGCACGGAGGAAGTGA